Part of the Streptomyces sp. NBC_01460 genome, GCCGGCCATGCCGAGGGCCACACCGACGAGGACGGCGGCGACCATCCTCGGGAGCCGGGACGCGATGACGACGGACGCGTCGCCGGCCTCGGCGTTGCCGGTGAGAGCGTTCCAGACCTGCGAGGCGCCGACGTCGGCCGTGCCCTGGGTGATGTCGACGGCGGCGAGTGCCGCGATCAGCAGCACGAGCGTGGCCGTCACGGCGACCGCGCCCGTCGTGGCCGCGGCGGTGCGGTCACGGCCGACCGCGGTCTTGTCGATGACGGCCACGGCGCGCTACTTCGTCAGCGCGTCGACGAGGGAGTCGATGTACGCCTCCATCGAGCGGGGACCACCGAACATCCAGACGCCGTCGGGCAGCCGGTGCACGTTGCCGTCCTTCACGAAGGGCAGCGACTTCCACACGGCGTTCTTCGCGAGCGGCCCGGTGAACGTGTCACCGTCGGCGTCGTTGGCGACATAGGTGAACTGGACGTCGCCGAGACCGGTGAGGCCTTCGACGTCGGTGGTGGCGAGGCCGTAGCTGGCGTCACCCTTCACCTTCCAGGCGTTCTTCAGGCCGAGCTTCTCGTTGACGGCGCCCAGGAGGGACGTGCCGGTGTAGGCACGGATGGAGACCTGGTTCGACGCCTCGTAACCGTCGGCGGAGGCGATCTCGGCGCCGCCGAGACCGGCGTCCTCGAGGGCCTTCTTCCCGTCGGCGAGACTCGCCTCGAAGTCCTTCTTGAGGGCCTCCGCCTCGGTCTCCTTGCCGGTGGCCTTCGCTATGAGGTCGACGCTCTCCGTCATGGAGCCGATCTGATCGGCGCCGTCGGCGGCCGTCAGCTCCAGGACGGGCGCGACCTTGCGGAGCTGCTTCACGACGGCCGGGGCCAGGTCGGTGGTGGCGACCACGAGGTCCGGTGCGAGCGCGGCGACGGTGTCGATGCTCGGCTCGCCGCGGGTCCCGATGTCCTTGGGGTCACCGGTGAGCGGGGCCGCGGTGTTCCACGCGGTGTAGCCCTTCACGTCCGCGACACCCACGGGGGCGACCCCGAGAGCGACCAGGTCCTCGACCACGTTCCACTCGGTGGCGACGACCTTCGTGGCGGGGCCGTCGAGGGTCACCTTCGTGCCCTTGGCATCGGTGAGGGTGATCTTCCCGGCGGGCTTCTTCGAGGCCGCGGCGTCGTCGGAGGACGGCTCCGTGGTCCCGCAGGCTGCCAGGGAGAGGGCGGCGACGGCGACGGTGGCCGTGGCGAGGAGGTGGCGTCTCATGAGGAGGTGCTGAGCCTTTCGGATCTGGAGTGGTGGCGGCCGATCGCGCGGGTGCGCAGCCGGCCGGTGGAGGGGTCGGTGCCCACGTCGATGCGGATGCCGTAGACGTCCGACAGGAGGTCGGGGGTGAACACGTCCTCGGGCACACCGTCGGCGACGATGCGTCCTGCCCGCAGCAGGGCGACACGGTCGGCGACGGCCGCGGCCTGGTCGAGGTCGTGGAGGACGACGCCCACGGCGATGCCCTGGTCGTCGGCGAGATCGCGGATCAGGTCGAGAAGTTCGACCTGGTAGCGGAGGTCGAGGTAGGTGGTCGGTTCGTCCAGGAGCAGGACCCCCGTCTCCTGCGCGAGGCAGCTCGCCAGCCATACGCGTTGGAGCTGACCGCCGGAGAGCTGTTCTACGCCCCGGTCGGCGAGGTCAGCGACACCGGTGAGGCCGAGCGCCCGGTCCACCGCGGCGGTGCCGTGGGGGTCGGGACGGCCCCAGCGCCCCCGGTAGGGGTAGCGGCCGAAGTCGACCACGTCGCGGACGGTGAGTCCGCCCGGCGTCGAGCGGGACTGTGTCAGCAGCGCGACGCGGCGCGCGAACTCGCGTGCGCCGAGCGCGAAGCCGTCCGCTGCCTCGTCCGTGCCCGCGTCGACCGTGAGCGAGCCGGTGCGCGGGGTCTGCAGCCGGGCGAGGGTACGCAGCAGCGTGGACTTCCCGCTGCCGTTGGGGCCCACCAGGGCGGTCACCTCGGCGGGCCGCAGGGTGATGGCCGCTTCGTGTACGACGTCGACGCGGCCGTACGCCACGGTGACCCCGTCGGCGGACAGACCGTGTCCACGTGTACGCGGCACGGCGACCCCCACAGGGGTGCCCGAAGCAGCACTGGAAGTGCTCTCACCAGCTCTCATGGGCGTTAGGTTAGCCTGCCCTTATGTGTGCTGGTGACCAGGGCCCCCGCTCGGCTCGGGCGGACGATGCCGCGGACAGCGGACCGGCCGGGCCGGAGCCGTGGGCGCGGAGCGCCCGGAGGCCGCGCAGGTCAGGCGGGGCGGGGCCGTGGCCGGATCACCCTGCTCTGTGGCGAATGCGTTGACGGATGGTCAGGAATACCTGGGGGCAAGTGAGTTGACGCCTGTGCCCGGTCTTCGGGTGTGTCAC contains:
- a CDS encoding iron-siderophore ABC transporter substrate-binding protein, encoding MRRHLLATATVAVAALSLAACGTTEPSSDDAAASKKPAGKITLTDAKGTKVTLDGPATKVVATEWNVVEDLVALGVAPVGVADVKGYTAWNTAAPLTGDPKDIGTRGEPSIDTVAALAPDLVVATTDLAPAVVKQLRKVAPVLELTAADGADQIGSMTESVDLIAKATGKETEAEALKKDFEASLADGKKALEDAGLGGAEIASADGYEASNQVSIRAYTGTSLLGAVNEKLGLKNAWKVKGDASYGLATTDVEGLTGLGDVQFTYVANDADGDTFTGPLAKNAVWKSLPFVKDGNVHRLPDGVWMFGGPRSMEAYIDSLVDALTK
- a CDS encoding ABC transporter ATP-binding protein, which produces MRAGESTSSAASGTPVGVAVPRTRGHGLSADGVTVAYGRVDVVHEAAITLRPAEVTALVGPNGSGKSTLLRTLARLQTPRTGSLTVDAGTDEAADGFALGAREFARRVALLTQSRSTPGGLTVRDVVDFGRYPYRGRWGRPDPHGTAAVDRALGLTGVADLADRGVEQLSGGQLQRVWLASCLAQETGVLLLDEPTTYLDLRYQVELLDLIRDLADDQGIAVGVVLHDLDQAAAVADRVALLRAGRIVADGVPEDVFTPDLLSDVYGIRIDVGTDPSTGRLRTRAIGRHHSRSERLSTSS